The Algoriphagus sp. TR-M9 genome has a window encoding:
- a CDS encoding lysophospholipid acyltransferase family protein codes for MDRIYTIYAGVLFILTFLLIFPFFLICIWVPGWNKYGRKINRYWARAYFTLIYMPVKIENHSQYQKGKPYIYLANHFSYLDIAMMGFIPGDVLFVGKASIRKAPLFGYYFRNLHIAVDRGRLRSRAETMKRAGEALDAGSSIIIFPEGGIYTQNPPEMFPFKNGAFRLAKEKQIPIIPVTLSYNHLILPDDGKLLLHRRPAKMVLHEQLIPSESDSDLDLKSKCFEVIQNQLTIDNTLT; via the coding sequence ATGGATAGAATATACACCATTTATGCAGGGGTACTCTTCATACTTACTTTTCTGCTCATATTTCCGTTTTTCTTGATTTGCATCTGGGTACCAGGCTGGAATAAATATGGAAGAAAAATCAATAGATACTGGGCAAGAGCTTATTTTACCTTGATTTACATGCCTGTGAAAATCGAGAATCACTCCCAATACCAAAAAGGCAAACCATACATATATCTCGCCAATCACTTTAGCTATCTGGATATTGCGATGATGGGTTTTATCCCCGGAGATGTACTTTTTGTAGGTAAAGCATCCATTCGCAAAGCCCCCTTATTTGGGTACTATTTCAGAAACCTGCATATAGCCGTAGACCGCGGCAGACTGAGGAGCAGAGCTGAAACCATGAAAAGAGCCGGTGAAGCCTTGGATGCAGGGAGTAGCATAATTATTTTCCCAGAAGGCGGAATCTATACCCAAAACCCACCTGAGATGTTTCCCTTTAAAAATGGTGCCTTTCGCCTAGCTAAAGAGAAACAAATCCCAATCATACCTGTCACTTTATCTTATAATCATCTAATTTTGCCAGACGACGGTAAATTGCTGCTCCATCGCAGACCGGCCAAAATGGTCTTGCACGAGCAGCTGATTCCTTCGGAAAGTGATTCTGATCTAGACTTGAAAAGTAAGTGTTTTGAAGTCATCCAAAATCAGTTAACCATAGACAATACCTTAACATGA
- the gatC gene encoding Asp-tRNA(Asn)/Glu-tRNA(Gln) amidotransferase subunit GatC, whose translation MKIDQNSIKKIAHLARLEFDESSAEKMSKDMSQILDWVEQLNELDTKDVEPLTTMSSETNVMREDKMTSHLDHEAGLKNAPKRDEDYFRVPKVLE comes from the coding sequence ATGAAAATAGATCAAAATTCCATCAAAAAAATTGCTCACCTAGCCCGACTGGAATTTGACGAAAGCAGTGCGGAAAAAATGTCCAAAGACATGAGCCAAATTCTGGATTGGGTGGAGCAGCTCAATGAGCTAGATACCAAAGATGTAGAACCGCTCACGACCATGTCTTCAGAAACAAACGTGATGAGAGAAGATAAAATGACCTCTCACCTGGATCACGAAGCTGGGTTGAAAAATGCCCCCAAACGTGATGAAGACTATTTCCGCGTACCCAAGGTATTAGAATAA
- a CDS encoding NfeD family protein yields the protein MKNTLSLIFIFLFSLQFGIAQENSTGRKTIFTFKIDENIDPAMNRRVQLALEAADEKKADLIFIEMNTYGGAVNDADEIRTMILECPIPIYVFIDKNAASAGALISIATDSIYMAPGSSIGAATVVNGADGAAAPDKYQSYMRSMMRSTAEAQGRDPKIAEAMVDEKIAIEGITEEGSVVTFSASEAEKFGFSEGQFDNINDILIAQNLENAALIEYEISTTEQIIAFFLNPAVSGFLILIIIGGLYFELQTPGVGFPILASLIAVVLYFIPYYLNGIAENWEILIFFIGIILLAIELFVIPGFGVFGVLGIICIMAGLVLGMVPNQNFNFDFVPAADLFAALLTVIIAAIVSVGLVFWLTPKVNEWGAFKHVTLASTQQRSEGFTSSFYAENLNGKTGKVHSRLRPSGKIEIEGDVYDAYSRGEFLDEGEPVIVISTEGTSLKVKKWEA from the coding sequence ATGAAAAACACCCTCAGCTTAATCTTTATTTTCCTATTTTCTCTACAGTTCGGCATTGCTCAGGAGAATTCAACCGGAAGGAAAACCATATTCACATTCAAAATCGATGAGAATATAGATCCGGCCATGAACCGAAGAGTTCAATTGGCACTAGAAGCTGCAGATGAGAAAAAAGCCGATTTGATTTTCATAGAAATGAATACCTATGGAGGCGCTGTGAATGATGCAGACGAAATCCGAACGATGATTTTGGAGTGTCCCATCCCCATTTATGTTTTTATTGACAAAAATGCAGCCTCTGCAGGTGCATTGATATCTATCGCCACAGATAGTATCTACATGGCTCCAGGGTCTAGCATAGGAGCAGCCACTGTGGTCAATGGAGCCGATGGAGCTGCAGCTCCGGACAAATATCAATCCTACATGCGGTCCATGATGAGAAGTACCGCAGAGGCACAAGGCAGAGACCCTAAAATCGCAGAAGCCATGGTCGATGAAAAGATTGCGATCGAAGGCATTACCGAAGAAGGCTCGGTGGTCACTTTCTCTGCTTCTGAGGCAGAAAAATTTGGCTTCAGTGAAGGACAATTTGATAACATAAACGACATCCTAATCGCTCAGAATCTAGAAAATGCAGCGTTGATTGAATACGAGATCTCTACTACAGAGCAGATTATTGCCTTTTTTCTGAATCCGGCAGTGAGTGGTTTTTTGATTCTTATTATTATCGGAGGGCTGTATTTTGAGCTTCAGACTCCCGGGGTAGGTTTTCCTATTTTAGCCTCATTGATAGCTGTAGTACTTTATTTTATCCCCTACTATCTCAATGGTATCGCTGAAAACTGGGAGATTCTGATCTTTTTTATCGGAATTATTTTACTGGCTATTGAGCTTTTTGTCATACCAGGTTTTGGGGTTTTTGGTGTGCTGGGAATCATCTGCATTATGGCAGGTCTGGTTCTGGGCATGGTTCCCAATCAGAATTTTAACTTTGACTTCGTGCCGGCTGCCGATCTGTTTGCCGCATTGCTGACGGTGATTATTGCTGCCATTGTTTCGGTGGGCTTGGTCTTCTGGCTGACGCCCAAAGTCAATGAATGGGGAGCTTTCAAACATGTTACTTTAGCAAGTACCCAGCAAAGAAGCGAAGGATTCACCTCGAGCTTTTATGCCGAAAATCTAAATGGTAAAACGGGCAAAGTTCACTCTAGACTCCGACCAAGCGGAAAAATAGAAATCGAAGGGGATGTGTACGATGCTTACAGCCGGGGGGAGTTTCTAGATGAAGGGGAGCCGGTAATCGTAATTTCCACAGAAGGAACTTCTCTTAAAGTGAAAAAGTGGGAGGCTTAG
- a CDS encoding tetratricopeptide repeat protein, whose product MPQSQHPKSSVFLKVLALLLLIPGGLFALYYLIFDPQPYLNLAPASFLDTVAIPFDWVQIGPISFPIKVDNFLVFQEFKSLAPSLQGKQSLVFAGIVWLISVAALTVLSEFKRLYFIIGGVIWIVLLTLSDFNALNIYGQNTTFPLMILMAGTLIPVITLNIWGTYIPLFFKGLLLFSSTILSLALVLWLSPIKHPEIYLSEHSLLLGFGMAIAWVFWNGHSVISGIYILLARANRNIKLNIAVQIALITLVYIATLIFILQELQGELNLPFPTFSPLFLLIPMGVLGWISIQEKTKQSEQLISSPMVIKTLHILGFGMALWMVWKFKISGNQPAEELFKHLLTYSQIGFSLFFTVYLFANFTSIMNSGQAVEKVLYKPYSLVYYHVRIGGLIGMLVLTTYAEGIIGVQANAMSSNILADYFYETDQKLEAGIMYENAWMRYRKNPKAKNAVAHLLLEQNQPSQAKLHLEESFSDAPQVENIMLLSDRLHQENNVIDAAYYLERGLAIFPNSPHLANNLSLLLTKLNKTEQALAVLESLETKNPVLHANTLALKTKLGQPSISATSSDDFISQINELATSNALANNPAQELLLALKEKAESSDSPMLIQAALRNVFSQKNRENPTADLALLDSLGQKEEMNLYLMDMQETAVIRSLGAGRVTEAVKNLNGLAFRNPNDAGYYLQLSGSILAQNLDFQKSANEFIAAEEKGFQAFDTQHWSIFGLAGMPDKAVEIREKYQVLLPTYLTEEGPIVPEYLNSISTFHQSLPEKLYQQWQTSADSDLKTDMAIRIISHKAHGLSQGQLRDLAAYIQAKIGEQQNLQSFVSNPDLGNTESIKAFISWLNTGEEAAANPYLTPLIFSKLKSLNDPLEQYELLNAASEFNRDPILWKHKIEAALAVGLDNYAQAAIEELALWVAENDLKELLQSTN is encoded by the coding sequence ATGCCCCAATCACAGCATCCTAAAAGCTCCGTTTTTCTGAAAGTACTCGCCCTTCTATTGCTTATCCCGGGAGGGCTTTTTGCACTTTACTACTTAATTTTTGATCCACAACCTTATCTCAATTTAGCTCCGGCAAGCTTTCTAGATACGGTAGCCATTCCGTTTGATTGGGTACAGATCGGCCCCATATCCTTTCCCATCAAAGTGGATAATTTTCTGGTCTTTCAAGAATTCAAATCACTCGCCCCAAGTCTGCAAGGCAAGCAATCCCTAGTATTTGCAGGAATAGTGTGGCTGATCAGCGTAGCAGCTTTGACCGTACTCAGCGAGTTCAAAAGACTGTATTTTATTATTGGTGGAGTGATTTGGATAGTCCTTCTTACCCTCAGTGATTTCAACGCGCTAAATATTTATGGTCAAAACACCACCTTTCCGCTGATGATCTTAATGGCAGGCACCTTGATTCCTGTTATTACATTAAACATCTGGGGAACGTATATCCCACTTTTTTTCAAAGGATTACTCCTATTCTCCAGCACTATACTTTCACTCGCTCTGGTACTTTGGCTAAGTCCCATCAAACATCCGGAAATCTACCTCTCCGAGCACTCTTTACTGCTTGGATTTGGGATGGCTATTGCCTGGGTTTTCTGGAACGGGCATAGCGTGATTTCTGGTATTTACATCCTCCTGGCCAGAGCCAACCGCAATATCAAGCTAAATATAGCTGTTCAAATAGCGCTGATCACCTTGGTCTATATTGCCACGCTGATCTTTATTTTACAAGAACTACAAGGAGAGTTAAACCTTCCATTTCCTACTTTCTCCCCTCTATTTCTACTCATCCCTATGGGTGTTTTGGGTTGGATTTCTATCCAAGAAAAAACCAAGCAGAGTGAGCAGTTGATCAGTAGCCCCATGGTGATCAAAACACTTCATATCCTTGGTTTTGGGATGGCTCTCTGGATGGTTTGGAAATTCAAAATCTCCGGAAACCAGCCTGCTGAAGAGCTTTTTAAACATTTATTGACTTATAGTCAGATCGGCTTTTCCCTATTCTTCACCGTTTACCTATTTGCCAATTTCACCTCCATTATGAATTCTGGACAGGCGGTTGAAAAAGTCCTTTACAAACCCTATTCCTTGGTTTACTATCACGTCAGAATCGGAGGATTAATCGGAATGCTGGTGTTGACTACCTATGCGGAAGGCATCATAGGAGTACAGGCTAACGCTATGTCCAGCAACATATTGGCTGATTATTTCTATGAAACTGACCAAAAACTTGAGGCTGGGATCATGTATGAAAATGCATGGATGCGCTATAGAAAAAACCCCAAAGCAAAGAATGCTGTAGCTCATTTGCTATTGGAACAAAATCAACCTTCCCAGGCAAAACTTCATCTGGAGGAAAGCTTTTCGGATGCTCCGCAGGTAGAAAATATCATGCTGCTGAGTGACCGATTGCATCAGGAAAACAATGTAATAGACGCGGCATATTACCTGGAAAGAGGCCTCGCTATTTTTCCAAACAGCCCTCATTTGGCAAATAACCTGAGTTTATTACTTACCAAGCTCAATAAAACAGAACAGGCATTGGCAGTGCTGGAAAGTCTGGAAACAAAAAACCCAGTGCTCCACGCCAATACTTTAGCCCTCAAAACAAAACTTGGTCAGCCATCCATCAGTGCCACTTCAAGCGATGATTTCATCTCCCAGATCAATGAATTGGCCACTTCAAATGCACTGGCGAATAATCCGGCCCAAGAACTTTTACTGGCTTTGAAAGAGAAAGCAGAATCTTCGGACTCACCTATGTTGATTCAGGCGGCTTTGAGAAATGTGTTTTCGCAGAAAAACAGAGAAAACCCTACAGCAGACCTGGCCCTACTGGATAGCCTAGGACAAAAGGAAGAGATGAATCTGTACTTGATGGACATGCAAGAAACAGCTGTGATCAGAAGTCTGGGAGCTGGTCGTGTAACTGAAGCAGTCAAAAACCTCAACGGATTAGCATTCAGAAACCCAAATGATGCAGGTTATTATTTGCAGCTCTCAGGAAGCATTCTTGCGCAAAACCTGGATTTTCAGAAGTCTGCCAATGAATTTATTGCTGCTGAGGAAAAGGGATTTCAGGCATTTGACACGCAGCATTGGAGTATATTTGGACTGGCTGGCATGCCGGACAAGGCCGTAGAAATCCGGGAAAAATATCAGGTACTACTGCCTACCTACCTCACAGAGGAAGGCCCTATTGTGCCGGAATATTTAAACAGCATCAGCACTTTTCACCAGAGTTTACCTGAGAAACTGTACCAACAATGGCAGACAAGTGCCGATTCTGATCTGAAAACGGACATGGCTATTCGGATTATTTCTCATAAAGCTCACGGACTTTCCCAAGGTCAACTGAGAGATTTGGCAGCTTATATCCAAGCAAAAATCGGAGAACAGCAGAACCTACAATCCTTTGTTTCCAATCCTGACTTAGGAAATACAGAATCTATAAAAGCCTTCATCTCCTGGCTGAACACCGGGGAAGAAGCAGCCGCAAACCCATACCTTACACCCTTGATTTTCAGTAAATTAAAATCTTTAAACGACCCTCTCGAACAATATGAACTGCTCAATGCTGCCTCTGAGTTTAACCGGGATCCTATTCTCTGGAAGCATAAAATAGAAGCAGCGCTCGCAGTAGGACTGGACAATTACGCCCAGGCAGCCATAGAGGAATTGGCACTTTGGGTAGCTGAAAACGACCTGAAAGAACTCTTACAGTCAACAAATTGA
- a CDS encoding globin domain-containing protein translates to MNESQSIYELIGEDQIRQLTSHFYKEVAENKALSALYPEDLASAENRLFLFLLQVFGGPSTYSEQRGHPRLRMRHLKWQIDGKMRDHWMNAMLKALDNLKLDTNIKEAMLSYFVKAANHMVNQP, encoded by the coding sequence ATGAATGAGTCCCAGTCCATCTATGAATTGATCGGAGAAGATCAAATCCGGCAGCTTACTTCGCATTTCTACAAGGAAGTAGCAGAAAACAAAGCGTTAAGTGCACTTTATCCCGAAGACCTGGCTTCGGCTGAAAACCGTCTATTTTTGTTCCTTCTTCAGGTTTTTGGAGGACCTAGCACCTATTCCGAGCAGCGTGGGCATCCGAGACTCCGCATGCGCCATCTGAAATGGCAGATCGATGGGAAAATGCGGGATCACTGGATGAATGCGATGCTTAAAGCTTTGGACAACTTGAAACTGGACACGAATATCAAAGAAGCCATGCTGAGCTATTTCGTCAAAGCAGCCAACCACATGGTCAATCAGCCCTAA
- a CDS encoding ABC transporter ATP-binding protein, whose translation MTKIIETHELNKTYKMGSEIIQALKSVSISVNKGEYVAFMGPSGSGKSTLMNIIGCLDTPTSGTYVLNNKDVSDMTENELAEIRNKEIGFVFQTFNLLPRASCLENVALPLVYAGLSKAEREEIAFQALSNVGLGDRTQHRPNELSGGQRQRVAIARALVNNPSIILADEPTGNLDTKTSYDIMELFHDLHSKGNTIIMVTHEDDIAHYAHRIVRLRDGLVETDTVNPNPTRGAAMQV comes from the coding sequence ATGACCAAGATTATAGAAACCCACGAACTTAATAAAACCTACAAAATGGGATCTGAGATTATTCAGGCCCTCAAGTCCGTCTCCATTTCAGTAAACAAAGGAGAATATGTGGCGTTCATGGGACCTTCTGGCTCTGGAAAATCCACCTTGATGAATATCATCGGTTGCTTGGACACCCCTACTTCCGGCACTTATGTCTTGAATAACAAGGACGTTTCTGATATGACTGAAAATGAATTGGCAGAAATCAGAAACAAAGAGATTGGGTTTGTATTTCAGACGTTCAACCTATTGCCTAGAGCAAGTTGTTTGGAAAATGTAGCTCTTCCTTTGGTATACGCGGGCTTGAGCAAGGCCGAACGCGAGGAAATAGCCTTTCAGGCCTTAAGTAATGTAGGCTTAGGCGACCGTACGCAGCACCGCCCCAATGAACTTTCAGGTGGACAGCGACAGCGTGTCGCCATTGCCAGAGCGCTAGTGAACAATCCCAGTATTATTTTAGCGGATGAGCCTACCGGTAACTTGGATACCAAAACCTCCTATGACATCATGGAGCTTTTCCATGACCTTCACTCCAAAGGCAACACCATCATCATGGTGACGCACGAGGATGACATCGCCCACTACGCACACAGAATAGTAAGATTAAGGGATGGACTAGTAGAAACTGACACGGTCAATCCTAATCCTACACGAGGAGCAGCAATGCAAGTCTAA